The Streptomyces sp. NBC_00454 DNA segment CACCGGTCTCGAAGTCGGCGATGCCGATCCAGGCGTCGGTGCCGAGCTCGCGCGGGCCGCTCCCCCTGCCGAAGCGGGCGGCGCGGACGGCGCTGTTGATGCCGTCCGCGCCGACGAGGAGGTCGGCGCCCCACGCGTCCCCGGCCTCGTAGGCCTGCCCGTACGCGATGCGCGTGCCGCCGAGCCGGTCGAGGGCCGCGAGCAGCGCGTCGATCAGGTAGGGACGGGAGATGAGGAGTTCCGGCCTCCCCGCCTTCCGCTCGATCCGCTCCAGCGGCAGGGCGGCCAGCACCCGTCCGTCGGGGCGCCGTATCCGCGCATCGCGGTACGGGACCGCGCGCTCCCGCAGCGCCTCGCCGAGACCTCGGCCGAGCCGGTCGAGGGCGGCCTGGGCGGTGGGGTGGACGGCGAAGGCGGTCCCGTACCGCTCCGGCGCGGCCCGCCGCTCCAGGACGGTCACCTCCCACCCGGCGCGGCGCAGCCCGATGGCGGTGGCGAGACCGCCGACCCCGGCCCCGACGACTACCGCTGTCCCCGCCGTACCTGCTGCACCCGCGCCCATGACGCACCTCCCGCTCGGCCACCCACAACAGCCACCAACCACCACAGCCGTGGTACTACAGTTGTGGTACCACGGCTGTGGTTAAGCTGGCAACGTGAACTACGGGAACCAGGACCGGAGAGACCGGCTGCGCGACGCGGCCGTCGCGGTGCTCGCGGACGCGGGCGGCCGCGGGCTGACGCACCGGGCCGTCGACGCGGCGGCCGACGTACCGCTCGGCACGGCCAAGAACTACTTCCCGACCCGCGACGCGCTCCTGCGGGCGGTCGCCGAGCGCTGCGTGGAGCAGTACCGGGCGCTCGCCGCCCTTCTCGCGGGTTCCGGTCCGGGCCCGGCGGACCGGGCCGGGCTCGCCGCACTGCTCGCCGGGCTGCTGCGCGACGTGTCCGGACCGGGCCGGCCGCGCATGGTGGCGTACCTGGAGCTCCAGTCCGAGGCGACCCGGCGGCCCTGGCTGGCCGCACTCCTGGATCCGATCGCCGCGTCGGACTTCGCCGCGTACGGGCAGCTGCTGCGAACAGCCGGAATGCCGTCCGGTCCGGAGCAGGCCCGCGCCCTCACCCTCGCGCTGCACGGAGCCGTCCTCCACCTCCTGACCGGCGCCCCGGGCACACTGGCCGCGGCCGGGCTCGACGACCTGGACGCCTTCGCCCGCGCCGCGCTGGCCTCCGTATGCCCCGAAGGCCGCGAGGGCTGCGAAGGCCGCGACCCGAAGGAAGGTGAGGCATGACCACCCGACTCGACCGTGCCGTGGGAGCCGTGCTCGGCTCGGCTGCCGGTGACGCTCTCGGCGCGCCCTACGAGTTCGGCCCCGCCGGGCAGTTGAGTGCCCGCGGCGAGGAGATGCGCGGGGGCGGCGGCTGGGATCCGGGCGAGGCGACCGACGACACGCAGATGGCGGTCCTGGTCGGCGAATCCCTGCTGGAGCGCGGCGCGCTCGACCTGCCGGACGTCTTCGACCGGTTCCGCCGCTGGGCGGCCGGGGACCCGAAGGACATCGGGCTCCAGACGGAGGACGTGCTGACGAACGGCGAGGCCTGGGACCTGGCCGCGGCTCTGCACTTTCAGATCAACGTCCGGGCCGCCGGCAACGGTTCCCTGATGCGGGCCTCCACCTCGGCGGTGTACTTCGCGCCGGCCGGGCGGGAGGCCACGATGGACGCGGCCCGGCGGATCGCGGCGCTCACCCACGGGGACCGGGCCGCCTGGGAGGGTACGGCGATCCTGCACGAGCTCGTCCGGGTGGCCCTGGACGGAGCCGATCCACTGGCCGCGCTTCCCGCGACCCTGGAGGCCGTGCATCCGGACCACCGCGAGCGGTACGCCCGGGTCCTCGCCCCGGACTGGCACCCGGAGCTCGCCACCGAGTTCAACGGGGCGGTCTGGCCGTGCCTGGGCTCGGCGGTGTGGGCGCTGCGCACCACGAGCGGCTTCGCGGATGCCGTACGGGCCGCCGTGGACCTGGGCGGCGACACCGACACGGTGGCCGCGGTCACCGGCATCCTGGCCGGGGCCCGCTACGGCCGAGGGGCGATCCCGGACTCCTGGACGACCCCGCTGCACGTCCCCCTGCCGGGCTTCGGAGACCGCACCCTGGACGCGGCCGGCCTGCGCGACCTGGCCGGACGCCTCGCGGAGGCGGGCGGCGCAGCCGTAGCCGAGCAGGGCTAGGCCGTCTCCTTCGGATCTTGCCGGGCCCGGGGCTCAGCCCGGGACACTCAGCCCGGGCTCAGCCCCCGACGGCCGCGTTCTGACCGGCCAGGAGGCGGCCTTCGACATAGGTGAGGGCGGCTCCCGGAAGGGCGCCCGGACGGCCGCTGAGCAGGACGGTCAGGCTGCCGGTGCGCGGCAGGCCCGGTTCGGGCCGGGCTCCGAGGCGGCGCAGCGCCTGCACGGCTACGGGCTCGGCGGAGCCGTGGTAGACGAGACGGGCGCCACCGGTGCGCGCCGCGAGGGCGGCTCGGATGGGGGCTTCGACCAGCTCGTAGTGCGTGCAGCCGAGCACCACGTCGGTGACGTCGGCCGGGGTGAGCGCGGCGGCTGCGGCCACGGCCCGTACGACGGCGGCCTCGTCGGCGGCCTCGACGGCGTCGGCCAGTCCGGGGCAGGGCACCTCGGTGACCCGGGCCCCCTCGGCGAAGTCCCGGATGAGACCGCGCTGGTAGGGGCTGCCGGTGGTGGCGGGGGTGGCCCAGATGGCCACTCGCCCTCCGGAGAGCGCGGCGGGCTTGATCGCCGGCACGGTCCCGATGACCGGGATCGCGGGCTCCAGCTCCGCGCGCAGCGCCGGCAGCGCGTGGACGGAGGCGGTGTTGCAGGCCACGATCAGCGCGTCCGGCCGGTGCGCGGCGGCGGCGCGGGCGACGTCGAGCGCCCGCCCGGTGAGGTCCTGCGGGGTCCGCGGACCCCAGGGCATTCCGTCGGGGTCGCACGACAGCACCAGCTCGGCGTCCGGCCGCAGCCGCCGCATCGCGGCGGCCGCCGCGAGGAGGCCGATGCCGGAGTCCATGAGGGCGATCTTCACCTGGTCACCTTAATCGATCCCCGCCCGCCCGAGGCCGACGGCACCGCGGCCCTGACGTCGGCGGGCGCAGTCAGATGTGC contains these protein-coding regions:
- a CDS encoding glutamate racemase — protein: MKIALMDSGIGLLAAAAAMRRLRPDAELVLSCDPDGMPWGPRTPQDLTGRALDVARAAAAHRPDALIVACNTASVHALPALRAELEPAIPVIGTVPAIKPAALSGGRVAIWATPATTGSPYQRGLIRDFAEGARVTEVPCPGLADAVEAADEAAVVRAVAAAAALTPADVTDVVLGCTHYELVEAPIRAALAARTGGARLVYHGSAEPVAVQALRRLGARPEPGLPRTGSLTVLLSGRPGALPGAALTYVEGRLLAGQNAAVGG
- a CDS encoding ADP-ribosylglycohydrolase family protein, with amino-acid sequence MTTRLDRAVGAVLGSAAGDALGAPYEFGPAGQLSARGEEMRGGGGWDPGEATDDTQMAVLVGESLLERGALDLPDVFDRFRRWAAGDPKDIGLQTEDVLTNGEAWDLAAALHFQINVRAAGNGSLMRASTSAVYFAPAGREATMDAARRIAALTHGDRAAWEGTAILHELVRVALDGADPLAALPATLEAVHPDHRERYARVLAPDWHPELATEFNGAVWPCLGSAVWALRTTSGFADAVRAAVDLGGDTDTVAAVTGILAGARYGRGAIPDSWTTPLHVPLPGFGDRTLDAAGLRDLAGRLAEAGGAAVAEQG
- a CDS encoding TetR/AcrR family transcriptional regulator, with protein sequence MNYGNQDRRDRLRDAAVAVLADAGGRGLTHRAVDAAADVPLGTAKNYFPTRDALLRAVAERCVEQYRALAALLAGSGPGPADRAGLAALLAGLLRDVSGPGRPRMVAYLELQSEATRRPWLAALLDPIAASDFAAYGQLLRTAGMPSGPEQARALTLALHGAVLHLLTGAPGTLAAAGLDDLDAFARAALASVCPEGREGCEGRDPKEGEA